The genomic segment CGCGTCCGTATCGAGAGTGATGCTCTTATGCGAAACTGACCGCACGGCCCCGACACGCTCACCGATCATTTTGGGCGTACGCACCGATCCCGCGCGTTCCCGCCCGCCGCGAATGAAATAATCGGTATAGCCGCGATTGAACGTCTTGTGCACGTTCGGTGTGAATTCGACCGTCGACCGCCCCGACGATGATCGCATCATCCCTTTTTTCGCGAGCACCGTGTCCAGCGCATTCCGATAGAACGCGCATACGTTCGCGACATAATTCCTGTCCTTAAGGCGCCCTTCGATCTTGAACGATGTTACGCCGCTGTCGATGAGCGCCTCGATATGCTGCGAGCGGTCAAGATCGGCGAGCGAAAGCGGATAGCCATGCATGATGCGCTTCCCGCTGCCATCGGCGAGCTCATAGGGCTTTCGGCACGGCTGTGCGCATTCGCCGCGATTACCCGAGCGGCCGCCCATGCTTACACTCATGTAACACTGTCCGCTCATACCGACGCAGAGCGCGCCATGCACGAAACATTCGAGCTCTATCGACGGTGCCGCCGAGCGTATCGCGCGTATCTCGTCGATACTGAGTTCACGGGCAAGCACGGCACGCTGAAAACCGACTTTCTCGAGAAATGCGACTTTCCCGGGGGAGCTATTATCCATCTGCGTGCTGGCGATAAGCGCGATCGGCGGGAGATCGCATTCGAGAAGACCCACATCCTGAATGAGTACGCCGTCAACGCCTGCCGCATGGTATCGTTTGATAAGATCGACCGCAGCATCGATCTCATCATCCTTCAATATCGTATTGAGTGCCGCATATACGTTCACATGGAACCGATGGGCGTATGAAACGAGCGATGCGATATCGTCGACGGTGTTTGCCGCGGCCTTGCGTGCACCGAAATCCGGACCGCCGATGTATACCGCATCAGCCCCGGAGTCAATGGCGGCTTTTCCGCAATCGATGTCCTTCGCGGGCGCAAGCAGCTCTATCTTGTTTGAATTCACTTCTACCACGGCAGTAATCGTCGTTTATTCAGATCGGGCAGTATCTTATTGTTCATTATCGGCGTCATCTCTTTCGTATCGAGATCTATTCCGCACCACACAAGCGCTGCTATCTCCGACGATGCTGACGGCTCCCCGATCAATGCACCCTGATACAATCGTATCGACAGCGTCTTTCGTATCGACGCATCGTCGTTCGCCGCGATGTCCGAGTACTCGCCGATGAACAGAAGACCGGTCGCGGTGACATTGCCAAGCTCCTCTGAGAGCTCGCGTTCAAGGCACTCGACATCGCTTTCACCGCTCTCGATGGTGCCGCCGGGCAGTATCAGCTTCGATGTCGTATTGTTCTTCCGGCACATGAGAAATTCGCCGGCGCGGCAGACAAGGAGAGCGACTTTATTGATATCAGCCATCGATCATCATCCCCGGGGACGTATCCATCTCTTCACTTTCATATTCATTGCTTGACGATGTTCATGATCACATCTTTCGGAAGCGCGAGATTCGCCGCGGCTTCTACCGCCTTGACGACGGTAGCCGGGACCGGACAGGCACCGTGCTTGAAATGGCGGTCTGCAGCCTGATATACCGGTGATGCGCCGTATTTTGCGAAGGCGATGGAGTAGGCATCACAGGCGGCAAGTTCAGGTCCGAGCGCAGCCACGGACTCGCATTTCGAGTCAATGGAAACACGTACGGTCTGACCATCATCGCTTTCGGCACGTATCGTCGACACAAAGCCGCATATTCCGGCATCTACGGTCACTGTGATCATAGGTTCATCCTTAAGCTATTGCGGCAGTATAATAATAAAAAGATGCGAATTGTCCAGTATGCGGTTGAGAACACCCATGAGACCAGAGAACAGCGGGTTGCAACCCGCTGTTTCGTTATTCCGATGAGATATTGATGCCCGTGGACGTATTGTAAATGGAATATGGCGGCTTTTCAACAATATCCGCGCCTGTCGTCGTATTGACTTTTGATGTACCGTGCGGTAGAATCGCGGCTCAATCAATTCATCGGAGTTTCGCCATGGATTTCACGTCTTTCGTCG from the Spirochaetota bacterium genome contains:
- a CDS encoding U32 family peptidase — its product is MVEVNSNKIELLAPAKDIDCGKAAIDSGADAVYIGGPDFGARKAAANTVDDIASLVSYAHRFHVNVYAALNTILKDDEIDAAVDLIKRYHAAGVDGVLIQDVGLLECDLPPIALIASTQMDNSSPGKVAFLEKVGFQRAVLARELSIDEIRAIRSAAPSIELECFVHGALCVGMSGQCYMSVSMGGRSGNRGECAQPCRKPYELADGSGKRIMHGYPLSLADLDRSQHIEALIDSGVTSFKIEGRLKDRNYVANVCAFYRNALDTVLAKKGMMRSSSGRSTVEFTPNVHKTFNRGYTDYFIRGGRERAGSVRTPKMIGERVGAVRSVSHKSITLDTDAECNAGDGLSFFVNDELSGTAVEGAQGNTLRVGQSTGMKAGMELYRNRDHRFITQLSKSRNERSVAVRMTMKNVPQGVVLSVSDEDDISIEYTWTGELSAAEKKDEAEAVIRKQLMRTGGSGFHCTSVDIDCDRFIPASVLNAMRREALSLLVAEREKNRPRFAGSITTDDAPYIRNELDHTGNVLNEKSKAFYRRHGVGRIGDAAESGISMEGKRVMRTRYCIRYQLDMCMLNGASAEPLYLKDEEGHVFRAEFDCARCGMDIFKQK
- a CDS encoding NUDIX domain-containing protein — its product is MADINKVALLVCRAGEFLMCRKNNTTSKLILPGGTIESGESDVECLERELSEELGNVTATGLLFIGEYSDIAANDDASIRKTLSIRLYQGALIGEPSASSEIAALVWCGIDLDTKEMTPIMNNKILPDLNKRRLLPW